The Scheffersomyces stipitis CBS 6054 chromosome 5, complete sequence genome contains the following window.
TACCTCGAGAATCCTTTGCCTTCATGTTTCCCGCAATGCTGTCGTACAACTCCCAGCCGAATGTGTCATCCCATAGATCGTTTATGTCGTCGTCGTACAGGATGTCTATGGTGTCAAACGACACACGCTTCTGGTAGTACTGTTTTATGAGAAGCTTTTTCTCTTGTGGGATAGAAAGTTTTATGTTTCTGTATCCATCAGACagcttgttgttgaaaagttgaaggagaTCGTTGGAGTCATCTTCCTCAGCGGTATTCTCTGTATCCTCAGTCGCTGATCGGTGAAGTTGGCCAGTAAAGGGTCTGATTTGCGGGATGTCTGTGTCGCTGTGGAGTCTGCCGATGATGGAATCAGTTTTAAGGTGTCTCATAACAGGAGCCACAAGTGGTGGAGAGGGCGTGGTAGTTAAGATTTCCGGGACATTGGCCTTCAATGTGGCTTCAGACATGTTGAGTTGATGAAGGATAATAAATAATAAGGTATTCTACcaagatgaacttgaaaaatattAGGttgaatgaatttgaagacgacgatTTATCGCTTGTCAGTTCTATTTTGATATCTGTGAAGACCTGACGATATAGATGATTTCGTCAACACTTCTTTAAAGTTAGGTGATAGATATACTGTAGAACAAGAATGTTTGTGGTGCAGACTTTTACAATAGTCTCTGTGTTATGAAAATAACTTCAAGTCTCGTAATAAATATATGTGTGATGAGCAGAGAAGTGAAGCAGATGATGGTTTAGAAGTCGGACTTGGCAATCTTTGACTTTGCTGTACGTATGATTCAGTAATGCTGTGCTGAAGTTACTTTGTTGCTGGTATAGTCTGCTCTAGAGCTAAAAACTGATGAGATATGCTGGAGACTAAAGAACTCGCTTGTGGTACGCTTATGTTGAGATAAAGCTGGATCAGAGCGAGGCTATCGAAATGTACGGAAATGGTAAAGAATTGGGATCTGACAATGAAACTTCCTGGCGAAGACTCAAAATTGTACTCGACCAGGGCGTGTGCAGGGGAAGATAAGAATGGATTTGTGCGATATGCTGATCTGGCGGCTAGCAGACGAGAACGTTGAGACCAGGGGTGTGTAACTACTAGGAAATATACAAGAATAAATAGGGAAGAGACcgaagaacagaaagagCAAGTGGTGGGAAACAAGAGCAGATTTCGTGTTAATGATAAACACAAGACATGAGCAAATGGGATGGGCTGAAAAACTAAATTAATTTGTGACGACACCTAGCCAGATATTATTATATGACGCTCGCTGATTAGGCGGTACATAGCGTGTGAAAATATAATAAGGATGGAAATTCGAGAATGCTCGGGATCAGAAGCAAGCTGCTTAAGGTTTGGGAACAAGAGAACGGCAGGGAGTCACTGGCCAGCTTTGTTTGTGTGATCTGGCTAGGGTAGTGTGACTTAACCATGTAGATTCTCTTGGAACTAAGGAAGCTTAATTTTTACGTTTTGCGCCTGGGGTCAGATGCTCCATATTCTACTTATTCAATTTTTGCGAATTGTATCTAAGCAATAGTGACAAAACTCTCGTTTTGGTCACAATGCCGCACATGGCCGCACTGTTGCCGCTGGCATGGTATTCCAATActgtttctttctactCTGTTCacattgaaaaatcttcTATGCATAAATCTGGCTAAATATGTATCGAGATTTTAGGTATCGCGATTTCAGTCCAGACTTTCCGAGCCGAGCCAGCAACAAATGACTAATGAATACTCAAACGAAAATTCAAACGAAAATCGGCCAATATTGCCTCCATGCTTTGTGCTATATTGATCGCTTCAGATCCTCTTCCCGTAGCCAGATGTGAAATTTTTTCTGTAGCCTACATTGAAATATTAATTACGTAGAAATGCTTGGCAGGATTCAGCGGTCACCTGGAAAGCATCACGATTAGGACGGCTAACCGCTGAGCCCCTGAACCTATAGAAAGCCTGCAAAATGTAAAGTAGGCAATCGGAGCTTGGAAGACGATGCTGAAATAGTGAAACTGGACTGGATAGAGTTGGGAGATCGACCAGAAGTCGGGAGAAGCTGCGACCAGAACTTGGGATGAGCCCTGGCCACCACAAAGAGTCCCGTGGTGAGACTTCTAGAAGACCTGTTTGTGTCACCATTTCTGGTAGCTCTGCGCTATTAATAGACTTCCCTCCCTGTAGAATCTTGGACTACCTCCGTATAACACTGCAACCGCAACCAAACCCTGCTAAATCGCTGCCGCTAGCCAAAGCTGGCTCTGCGCAACTCTCATTATtactttctttgtctttggaACACAAAACTTCCTTGCAGCCGCCAAAGGCGGTGCCGACTGTATGAACTGCAGCGAGGCGTTGTTGAGCAGATCGTCCGATTTGGAACAGGCAAAAAAGCCTTTTGAGAAACCACTTTATCCAGCAGAGACGCTCACCCCAGACTTTCCCTCCAGTTAGGAACGACGGCCCAAGAGCCTGTCTAAGAAAACTGTAGCCTTCGTATAGATATTGGCGAGCCTCGTATAGCTTTCGAGACGTCGTACAgtacagaagaagattgttgCACATAGAGCATACGCACTATGCGATTACTGAGTCTCTGGTTGTTAAGGGCTTcagcagaagttgaaatatcTAGATATTCCAGAATTTAGTGCCGTATGCCACTCAATGAAACTCACATTGAACTAATTCTTTCTCTGGCTCTCATTGTCCATACTTGGCTGTCCTACTTCTCTACATTCGCAACGTGTGTCCGCCTGACCTGCTTAATCTTCTTACATACCTCCCTGTACATTGAGCTCTGTTTGCTAATAATCGCAGTAAAAATTACCTCCCAACTGATTGCAATTCAAACGAAAATCATTCTGTTGGCTAGGCTTTCTATTTTTATCATTCTTTCAGCAGTTACGGTTCTGCCAATTTAAGTTCATTGTATATATCTGTATTACTGCTGTTTCACTCTCAGAACTGCTCTTTACCCCAACTCCACTTTCTGAACTTCTCCAAACATCAATCTAACTAAGCTTCAACACCAGAAGTTTGAACATTTAAACAACAAACATTGAAATCTCCGACTATTTCAACTCACTTGTCGGTATCTTTAATCCAGATACCATATCAGTTAATGATTGCAATTGGTCAAAGCAAAACAGAACTTTTAGTATCCATTTCACATCTAGTTTCAACAGAAGATTACCAAATTCTCTCTCCAATAGTAGTTGATGAAAGCACTGCCCCACCATGTCAACAATAGTACCGAGAAACCCGCCAGTTCAGCCAGGAGTACATAAAGCTAGTGCACACCATCTTGAAATCCAGAAGAATGTTGTTACTGATCACATCGACAGCAACAAAGTGATAGTGTCATCGTATTTGTCGAAAAGATCGAGCAAAACCCAtcagtggaagaagagatggGTGGTCCTACGCAATTGCCAGCTAAGCTACTACAAGGACTCGTCAGAACACAAGGCCAACAAGGTCATCAACAGAGCCAATCTTCAGTCGTTTTCTCGTATTCCAGACAATCAAAAATACCACTTTGCCATTTACACCAATAACAAGGTCTTGCACTTCAAGACATTAGAAAAGGCTGTATACAAAAACTGGATCTTGGCCCTCGAAGAATTCTTTAAAGAAAATGCagaggaagacgaaattgaagacaaagaagGCAAATCAAGTGACAAGATAAAGActaaagaaaatgaagtaCAAGAAACCAAAACAGAAATTCCAAAGAAGCCAGAATTCAAACGTCAACTAACGAGTCAATCGTATGCAGATAATGaacgagaagaagacgatgaagatgaggatgaggaagaggatggagacgaagaagatggagacCAGAACTCCAGCCAAAAGTCTCaaaatcttgtttctctatcttccaattcacTTTCGCAACTTCATCCAAGCCAAGGAACCCGACAGTCCCTTGTGATGTCAGTAAAGAGAACAAATTCATATGCAGACGAATATTCTGGTCCCGAGGATCCTTATTTGTCTTCTGGAGTTTCTGATTCACAACTTCAGGATTCTCCTACATTTGCTACTGCCCCTTTCACCCTTCAGCATTCAATCAAGGTAgccgaagaagatgaagagcAAGAACAGGGCACTGATGTCATGACTAAAGAGTTGCCAAAGcaaatggaaaacttgattgtagaaaaagtagaaatagACAAAGCAAAAAAATCGGAACCAGAATCACAGAAATTAACCAAAAAGGAATCTCcagtttcagaagaagaagatgagtACCTCATCGAAATGGGTCATCTCTTGCGTTTGCGAAAGCGATACAATCAATGGAAAAGATTCTACATCGTATTGACAAACAAGAAACTCTACTTCTACAAAAGTGAGTCCATCTCCAAAGTGTACAAGGTCATTGATGTCAGGAACATCATAGACGTGATTGAATTGGATCCAATGTCAAGATCCAAGCAATGGTGTTTACTAATCATCACACCATTGAAGAGGATCCGATTCTGTGCCTCGAGTGAAGAGGAAATGATCAAATGGTTATCGTCCTTAAAGGCAATTATCAtgagaaacaagaacagGAAAATAacgagaaaagaaaagacaTAGCCTTGAATAAAAAATCAAGCAAAAACCGATAACTGATGATAATATAATGACTGTATACTTCTCTAACTATTAATGTACAAATATCCTTGAAAATTTCGAAATATCAGTGAATGTGGTCTTCTGAAAGGAAACCCAATGTATTCAAAATActctcttgttcttgaaattctGAGTTTGTAGTTTCTCGTGGTTTTGAAGCTAATACTACAAATATTGTATTGATTGTGTACTTTTCCATGTTCTACTAAGAATTCAGAAGCAAACAAAGAGATCAATTCTGCAATCTGAATATCATTTCTTTCATTGTTTTACAAAAGAATACTCTATTCCTGATAGATACAAAAAGGTAATAGCAGACAATATTCAACTCCTTACTGTACACAAAAATAATAAGTGCATATATTCTCAATGGAAACTCTAGTTGCGAAATGTATAGAATCAATTTATTTAACTGATTGATTAAataaattcttcaaatatcAGCAACTATCTGGTTTTTGATTGAATCATGGTTGATGTGCTCATCGTTCATATTAATTCACCCTGACTTCCTTATTGACCCATATAAAGCCACAAGATCAGAAGTTCATATTCACTTCTTatctccttcttttctgaatACTAGGTTTAAATTTcagctgaagaaaattACACACGACAATTCATCAGACGTGTCCTAGAAAGAGTCGCAATATCgggtctttctcttcatcCATTAACACTGATCAAGTTATAGAGTTTCCTTCAGGATCCCGTTAAGTCTTAGTGTGCTCATATTTATCTGTTTGAACTTTCACTTTTTATCAAAGCTTAAAAATGGCCGCTTTTATGCCAATGGATCTGCTTGCCAGGGCCAGGGACGAAATAGCCAGCGATGAACCTATACATGTTAGTAAAGAAGGTAAAGAAAAACCAGAAAGTTCGTCTTCCAACGCTGAAAATATCAATGACTCAGACTACGCCAAATATGTTTATGATGAGCTTGACGAAGATGCAACTTTCCAGTCTTTGTTCGACATGCTCGTGGAAATGTTCCCTATGATACCACGAAATGAGGTAAAGATGATAATGAGACTTTCTAATAGTTTCGCAGAACTTATCGATATCTTGCTACCTGAAGCGGACCTCTACACTTTCCTAAATcacattgaagaagatgttgcAAACAAAGCAGAAGCAGTAAAGGAAAATGCAAAGAGAAAGCGAACTAAAAAGATAGGAAATCAAAAGAAAGCTCTCCACGAAAcgaaggaagaagttgaaagagaaaaaataGCATTgagagaaagaatcaaaaaGGAACAGGCAGAATTGAGAGAACAGATCGAGAAGGAACAggcagaaaagaaaaaacaaattgaaagGGAACAGGCAGAATTAAGAGAACAACTTGCAAGAGAACAGGCCACCTTGAAAGATGTCAAGCAGTACCATAGAGACGTCTACGAATTGAAGCACATATTCCCAGATCACGActttgaagttttgaaCCAACAGTTGCAACTTAGCAATGGTGATATTGAAGTGGCTATCCACAAGCTTCTTGAAGGAGTGCCTGAAAAATATGTTCCACCTCCAACAGCTGAAATCCCAAATGCAACTATTAAAAAGAATGGTGACAGAATACAGGCACTTATCGATATACCCCTAGGcgaaattttcaattgcttaCGTGCAAACAATGGCCAGATTGGCCAGACATTGGTTGCATTAATCAAGAAGGGAGTTCAAAGTAGAAAACGAAGTAATTCGCATGATATTCAGGGCGGTAGGGTACAAAGGGGCAAAACTAGGAATGTTTCTGCTGTTAGTGTCAAAATTATTAATAAGAAATCTCCAAATCCAACtatagaaaagaaggtATTAGAGTATCTGAACTCGCCCGAAGCCAAAGAATTATACTTGTTGTATCACAGTAATCCTTCTTTCCACGGTATTAGTGAGCAGTTCTTGTATATGATTTTGAATACTGTTAATGGAGATGTATTCAAGTCCATCGAGATATGCCGTTTGATCATCGAATATCATTGTGAGCACCTTACTATCGGAACTGGGAAGGTAGAAAGGAGGGCAGAAGAACCCGAAGAGATGACTTATGTTGATGCCATTAAAAACAAAAAACCCAAACAACAAACCTACGGTGATGACGCCATGGATATGATGAGTATCAAATTTGAGAGCTTCAAGTcgagaagagaagagatCACCCATTCTCACAAGACGGAGTATAACGCGAGAAAGGGAGGTTTCCTAGAAACTATAGATTTGCATAACCTCAGATTGGCTACTGCTATGGAACACACAAAGCGAGCCTTGCGTGCTTGGTGGGATCACGAAATGGAATTAAGGACTGTCGACGGCAGAATGGACAAATTTGGAAGCCGTGCTGCATGTGTAGCACCATTTGTTGTGATCACGGGAAGAGGCATTCATTCAGCTGGAGGAGTTGCTGTGATTAGAAGAGGCGTCAAGAACTTTTTGGATTCAGCCGGTTATCTCTATGATGAGCATACCGGTAGGTTTGAAGTAACCGGCAAAATCTGATTTAGCTACCCGAAACTTTACTTGTTAGTTCAATATACTATTAATGGTCATAGTGGTCATAATATATAAAGCAACCTCTTACAATTCTTAAATGGACAAGAAAATGCGTTTAAGCGAGGCAGGTTACTGCTTGGCAATCAAGTTACCACAGGTTGATTAGGAAAGATTCAAGGGTACTTGTACGATTACTGGATAGCAGCTCCCATAGACTTCACTAAAAGCGATTGGAACACACCAGCGGAATTAGATAAGACAAAGTTTTTTAACTTTTCAGAATGGCAAGAGCACTATTTAGGGTTATTTTATATAGAAGAGATTAGAAGTACAGGGCAATGGACAGCAATTGagcaatttcaacaactgcaAAGGATAGACTAACAGCACCACTTCCTTGTCACTTTAGGTTTAGTGGGAAACGATGACAGGTATAGCAGATAATAAGTCATAATTGACATGAGCAAGTGTGAAAAGTGAAGAATCtaatcaaattcaaaaaatattCCAAAAAATATTCCCAATAAACATATTAGGTCAGAAAATTTCTGAAAATATAATGGAAAATATCAAACGCTATCAAAACTACACGTGCAATCGTAATTGGATAACTACAATTACCCAGAAGGGCTTAATGAAGACGGCTGTCACATTTAGATCGTGAAAATGCCATTGCAACGAAACTGAACCGCTGGTTGTGGTCCCAGATTGGCAATTACCAGAATGCGGCGTCAATAGTACATGCTCATATAGCACAAAGTGTACCAAAGAACCAGCACAGCTAGGTGGTAGCCTGAAAGTATTGGAAGAATGGATCGATTGCATGGGCGGTGGGCCAGAATGTAGGTGAAATGGCAGAAACGAAGGCGAGAAAGGATTCTCAAGAGAAACAGGACAAGAATGATTGGACGTGAGGAAAGAGTTCATTACGAGCGATAACGAATGTAGAATCAGCAGATCTGAAAAATAAAGAATATTACCTGAGAATTAATAAATATACAGACGCCAATTAATAGCAATAGCAATAATTCAATTGCTGTAATTTAGAGGTAAAATTTCCGAGAGAAAGCGCAAAAGCGAACAGTACAACCAGCTGCGATCTACCTTCACAAGTGTGTTTACAGTAATCAAACCCGATCGTCGATGGAAGATAAACTGGCACTGGCATTGACAGCCGTGTTTAACGATCCTATGCAAACCTTGTTTGTGATTTCCCAATCTAGCCAGGTTTACTGTATGTACATGTAGAGCAGCTCAAAATGGAGCCGACGCCTGGCGGCTAAATTGGGCGTCCAGGGCTTACAGGGGCTAGATTATTATAGTCTGTTGACTGGAGGCAAACAATATTGCCTCGGATGAAATTCGCCAGTGCCTAACAAAGCAGGGCCAAGTAGAAATTCCATAGGGGTACCAACAATATACAGATTTGAATTGCGACACTATTAGGTAAATAAAGGAGGTCTACATACAACATACTCTAAAAACGCAACAATGACGGAACACAATAGAATCCCCGAGACAGAACCAAACACTCGGTATGGCATAATAGATCAATATTACATCTTATTATGGTCTGAACGAACCACTTCTGTTTACGATCCAACTGGTGATTGTACATTGAATCAAAGTAGGAAGCCGGCGCtgaacagaaagaaaacagtAGACTTCGGCTCCTGCAGTCCCTACATGCCAGCACATCACGAGCAAAAAAATAATGTATTTCATAGTTAATTCCAGTACAAATTAGTAGCGCTTTTCGGGCTAATATTTAATATACGTATATTATGTATGTGAGTATGAATATTATGGAAGTCGTGCATATACCGCAGCGACAGTCTAGTTTACAATGTGCTGGTTTTCCGGGACGTGCACGACTGCTCCAGATTCCATGAAGGAGATTTTGAACTGGGATTGATTTCTTATGTGTTCAGAAGCAGTGAATTTCGGAAACAATTGAGAAATCATATAGTATTGTTTATCCAGATTCAAGACTTGACGGTTGTTTTATCAGCTTAGCTCTGCCACTAGTCTTGTGTTACCAGACTGCTACTACGTGTCACCGTGCTGATTCCCCCTCAAGTGACTGTGATCAAGATCAGAAAATAACAAACAAATCTGTGAGATTATACGACTCACCTTGTCTACGTTGCTTTCGTATCGACCATTGAGACTAGAAATAGAAACATAGTATAAGGCTATATGGATACTATAGCGGCCTCATTCTTATTATCATTTTATTAATTTGACATTGATATTGATTTGTTATTTAATTCCATTTTGATTAATTTTTGATTCGTCATTGATTTACTAGCGATATTTCAACGgaacatcttcaactttaAACTAAGTTCCAAAAAGATAAAAATAAACTAGTTAAAAGAATTAGTCAATAATCACATTCCTTCTAACGTTTTCATACATTATATGCTACAATGAATCCTCCTACACAAGCTCCTCCACCGCAGCCCAAACCATCTAGTTCCAAACGAACTCATCGTC
Protein-coding sequences here:
- a CDS encoding predicted protein, which translates into the protein DHIDSNKVIVSSYLSKRSSKTHQWKKRWVVLRNCQLSYYKDSSEHKANKVINRANLQSFSRIPDNQKYHFAIYTNNKVLHFKTLEKAVYKNWILALEEFFKENAEEDEIEDKEGKSSDKIKTKENEDEEEDGDEEDGDQNSSQKSQNLVSLSSNSLSQLHPSQGTRQSLVMSVKRTNSYADEYSEEDEYLIEMGHLLRLRKRYNQWKRFYIVLTNKKLYFYKSESISKVYKVIDVRNIIDVIELDPMSRSKQWCLLIITPLKRIRFCASSEEEMIKWLSSLKAII
- a CDS encoding predicted protein (go_function damaged DNA binding; ATP binding~go_process mismatch repair), yielding MAAFMPMDSLARARDEIASDEPIHVSKEGKEKPESSSSNAENINDSDYAKYVYDELDEDATFQSLFDMLVEMFPMIPRNEVKMIMRLSNSFAELIDILLPEADLYTFLNHIEEDVANKAEAVKENAKRKRTKKIGNQKKALHETKEEVEREKIALRERIKKEQAELREQIEKEQAEKKKQIEREQAELREQLAREQATLKDVKQYHRDVYELKHIFPDHDFEVLNQQLQLSNGDIEVAIHKLLEGVPEKYVPPPTAEIPNATIKKNGDRIQALIDIPLGEIFNCLRANNGQIGQTLVALIKKGVQSRKRSNSHDIQGGRVQRGKTRNVSAVSVKIINKKSPNPTIEKKVLEYSNSPEAKELYLLYHSNPSFHGISEQFLYMILNTVNGDVFKSIEICRLIIEYHCEHLTIGTGKVERRAEEPEEMTYVDAIKNKKPKQQTYGDDAMDMMSIKFESFKSRREEITHSHKTEYNARKGGFLETIDLHNLRLATAMEHTKRALRAWWDHEMELRTVDGRMDKFGSRAACVAPFVVITGRGIHSAGGVAVIRRGVKNFLDSAGYLYDEHTGRFEVTGKI